The Chloroflexota bacterium sequence ATACATCCCCGGCAAACAGAATGCGGTCTTCTTCGTTGAATACGCCAATCCCATCGGCGCTATGCCCCGGAAGCGGGATCATTGTCAGGGTTTTCTTGTCTACCTTCAGGCTTGATTCGCCTTCATTAAACGTCATCTGCGGCAATATTATCTTCGATTTTTCAAAGCTGTTATTTGCCTTGCGCGCCTGCTCCAGTGACGGAATGCCTCGTTCTTGCAAGAATGTGCGGCACAGCGCATGCGAAATTATGATTGCGCCCGGAAAATAACAATTGCCCCAACTATGATCCGCGTGATAGTGCGTGTTTATCACATAGCGCACAGGCACTTTTAGCTCTTGTTCAATGAAATCGCGAATTTCCAGGGTTTCTTCCGGAAACGATAATGTATCGATAGCTACCGCCCAGTCGGAACCGACGACTACCCCGGCAGTCACTTGCGCGTATAATTCACTTTGAAAAACAAACACATTATCAGAAACGCGTTCTCGTTGGATCATAACTACCTCAAGAATGCCGGTTCTACTACAACCCGAAGAACCGGCCAAAAGAATACCGAAGGATAGCACAAAGTAGTACCTAGCGTCAAGGATTGTGGAAAATTTCACAAATAATACGCTTGACTCTGGCATTCCATGTGTGTATAATGCCAGCTAATTGAATACACCACATCCGGGAGGAGTAGGTGACCAGGAACTGCCAGAGAAGGGATGGCCACAGGCTGCGAGCCGCCCTCAGAAACCAGTCGCCGAAGGTCGCCCGGAGCGAATGCCGTAGAAATCCATTGGAGAGTAGACCGGCACGGGTAAGCCCGTTATAGCGAAGTTCTAATGCGCTCCGGCAAGTTGGAACATGAGAGCACCAGCGCAGCGTGCTGCGCGGTGAAGTGAGGTGGTACCGCGGAAGTTGGATCCTTTCGTCCTCGATGGATGAAAGGATTTTTTGTTTTTCTGGAGTAAGCCATGAACCGAATTAGGAAATTACTCTATATCGTTCTGATTCTTGCCCTGGGCGGATGCAATCTGCCGGGTGGGAGTGCCGCCGCGCGGCCCCAGCCGGAGCGCAGCGCAGGGAGAAATACATTTGCCGCCGCACAGCTTTCAGCGCAAGCGACGGTGACCCAAACCCCGAGCGTAGAATCGAGCCCCGAGGGGAGCAGCCAACCCTCCGCCGAGTTTGCGCCGCCCATGCCGCCTTTCAGCGCGCAGAGCGAAGTTTTCCTTCAGCAAATCCACATGCTCGATGCACTCAAAGGCTGGGGTGTTGGCACACAAACCGAGAGCAGCGATCATATCCTTTTCACCGAAGATGGCGGCCAAACCTGGGCTGAGCGCACACCGCCCGAACCCGCAAGCGCCGAAACGCTGAGGGCTACCGCCCATTTTGCCGATGCGCGCCTGGCCTGGGTACTCTACACGCCTGAAAATGCTCCGCCGCCCGTGCAAGACCCAATAATATGGTATACGCGCAATGGTGGCCGTACGTGGCAGGCCAGCCAGCCCCTGCCGCTGACCGGGCAGGAAGGTTGGTTTGATCCCGAAGGTTTTACTTTTATTAACGAGCGTACTGGCTGGCTGCTGGTGCATATTGATGCCGGAATGAGCCACGATTACAGCCATCTTTTTGCTACGTTTGATGGCGGCCAAACCTGGGAGCGCATCGCCGATCCCTATGGCGTTGGTCTGCAAAGCTTGCATAACACTGGAATGGCTTTTGCTGATGAGCAGTTTGGTTGGGTGAGCAAAGATAATCTGGGCGTGATGCAGGGGGCTTTTTACGAGGCGACTTTTGATGGCGGTCAGACTTGGGAAACCCGATTTTTGCCCGCTCCCGATGATCTGGATTGGTTCACTGAGGTCAGCCAGTGCGCTACATCTTCACCACTATTCTTGCAGCCCGATGAAATCGGTTTGCTGATTGTGCGCTGCTTTACCCTTTCTCAGAATGATACTACTTTTGGCGAAGGCAGCCTGACCTATATCTACGCCACGCCCGACCGAGGCGAAAATTGGCACTACAGCCAGCTACCCTCCCCGGTGGAGAGTCTTGTATTCGTCACGCCGGATTTGGGCTGGGCTTTCGGGCGCAATTATTTCAAAACCACTGATGGCGGCCTGTCCTGGGAGCCACTAAAATCGCTCAATTGGGACGGA is a genomic window containing:
- a CDS encoding MBL fold metallo-hydrolase, whose amino-acid sequence is MIQRERVSDNVFVFQSELYAQVTAGVVVGSDWAVAIDTLSFPEETLEIRDFIEQELKVPVRYVINTHYHADHSWGNCYFPGAIIISHALCRTFLQERGIPSLEQARKANNSFEKSKIILPQMTFNEGESSLKVDKKTLTMIPLPGHSADGIGVFNEEDRILFAGDVFMPLPYLVDGDIETMITSLMKIREMGLENVVQGHGEVVLRGEVDETIDSHLAYLSAIRKAVRKASRRKYPGDLLLEVDIETCGKSRVLLGGLAEELHQRNLIALYRQFYGETPTQSAAAW